CGTGCGAAGGCCGATGACCTTTCCTCGAAATACACCAAGGCCGCCGCCGATGCGTCGTTGACCAAGGAGCAGCTCGACCAGTTGCGCAAAGACCTCGAGAAGCGCCAGGCCGAGGCCGAGCGTCAGGCGAAGGAACTCGCCGCCCTCGAAAAACAGCAGGCCGAGGCCCGTGCGAAGATTGAGGATCTCAACGTGTCTGTGCGCGTCGCCGAGCAGGAGAAACAGTTGCTCCGCACCGCGGCCGAATCGTTGAAGGTTCAAGTCGAGGCCGAGCGTGAGGAACGCATCAAAGTGCAGGCGGCCACCACGCAGCTGGCGCAAGGCGTCGGCCAGCTTGCCGACAGCTCCACCGCGCTCACGAAGGAGATTCGCGACAACCGTCCGATCAATGTGAACATTCTCTTCAACGACTTCCTCGCCAATCGCGTGCAGACCTCGTTTGTCGGCACGCGCCCCGGGCTCTTCGGCGTGAAGACGGAGAACAAGGACACGCGCACGATCTTCGTGACCGACGGACGCGATACGTTCGCATTGTTTCATATCAACGACACGCCGTTCACGTTGAGCGAAATCAACTGGAACTGGAACACGTTGAAAGCCGAGTTCCGCAAGGACGGTTACTCCACGACGTCTGAGCGCCTCACATTTCTCGCAGTTGATCCGCGCGTCGCTGTCATGCCGGTCACGGCCGAACAGCAGGCGGCCTTGGGCGTGAAAGCCTATCCTATTGCACTCGAGCCGTTCAAATACACCGAGGCTTTACTCATCGCGAATGGCGGCACTGGCTACGGCGAAATTCCGTTCAAACTCGATCCGGCGAATCCGAGCTATGTGCGCATGGACAACCGTCTCGTTCGCCGCCTGTTTGGCGATTTCTCGCCGTCGCGCGGAGACCTTGTGCTGAGCAAAACGGGCGAGCTCCTCGGCATCATGGTGAACAGCGAATACTGCGCGCTGGTGAATAACTTCCTGCCGTCGCAGGTCATCCGCACGGGTGATGATCTGGCGAGCCGTCCCACGGCCAAACAGTTCGACGACCTCACGTTGCGCCTGCGCAAACTCCCGCTGCGCATCCAGCAGTGAGTCGCACGACGCACGGCTGAAAAGAAGACGGCGCACTCCCCAGTGCGCCGTCTTTGTATCCCTATATGTATGTGAGCCGGCCTTGCCTGCCGGTTACCTTTACCCAGACGTCGCGAACTCGCGGCCGGTTACAGCCGTCATTTTTTTGGAGGGGCGATTAAGGTTTTTTTGAGCGCGACGAAGTTGCCTGCAATGACTGCAACGCGGCGAAGTAGCGCGCGCCGAATTCCTTCAGCGCTTCCGAGCTGAAGTGCAGTTCGTCGCCTTTGTGGCCGAGCCCGGCGGAGGAAACTGCGGCGGCATGCGGGATCAACGAAGGCAGGGTGTTGATCTGTTCGTTGATCACGCGCGCGAAGGGGGATTTGTCGCCCTTGCGCGTGTAGAGGAACTCTCCCAGTTCGCCCGCGATGAACGGGACGTCAGGCGCATTGAGATCACGCCGAAAGCCGGCGGCGACCTCGGCGAGATTTTCCGCGTAAGCACGCGCCTTGGTTTCATCGCCTGACTCGGACTCGCCTTGGTGCCAGAGAATGCCTTTCAGCCGTCCGCTTTGCTGGGCGAGCTTGGCGCGTGCGAGTGCCGCTTCGTAGAGATCGGCACCGGGCTTCCAACGCGCGATTGGTGTGCCGCCCACGGCGCACGGAATGAGGCCGACGGTTACACCGGGATTTTTTGCGGCTGCCAGTTTGGCAAACGTGAACCCAAGGCCCACGCCGGTCATGCCCGGTTTATCGAAGTGAATCGGCTCACCTTGGGACACCCAGGCATTCTCTTTGTTAAGGACGAAAATGCGCGGATCGGGTTTGCGATCGGCTTCGCTGAGTGCACCGCGGCCGGCCATGTTTGACTGGCCGATGAGCAGGTAGAGATCGAGCGATTCTGGCTTGGTGGCGAAGGCAGGAGATCCGGAAAAAAGACCGCAGAGCAAACTGACAATAAGAAATCGTTTCATGGGGAAGGCATCAGCTTGGTGCGCTGCGCAGGCAGCGTCAGGCGGGTGCGTCTGAAAACAGATTCCCAATCCGGCGCGGGTTAACTCAGCCGGCGACGGAAGAAATCCACGGTCATGCCCATTGTGAGGTGCGCGAGTTCGGCGTCATAGCGAAGGCCTTCGTCGCGGAGGAAGGCGTGGGCGCCGTTGAATTCGTGCCAGGTGAACGTCGTGCCGGCCGCAGTGAGGGCGGAGTAGATTTTGGCGCGACCTTCGCCGGGCACGTGCGGGTCCTGGCGTCCCCAGATCATCATGAGTTCACCTTTGATGTCGGGAATGCGGGCGAGCGAGTCATCGGCCTTTCCTTTCCCGAGCGAACCCTGATGGATGTCGGTCGCGTAGAAACACGTCGTGGCGTTGACTTCGGGCAGCATGGCGGCGCGGAAAGAGAGGTGTCCGCCGAGGCAGATGCCAATGGCGCCGACGCGGCCGTTGCCGTTGTCATGATTTTTCAAATACGCGACGGCTGCGCGGGCGTCATCGTCGTAGGACGCGAGCTCCTTGGCGTATTTGAGTTCGTTGCCTTTGTCGGCACCCGCTTGGTCGTAGGCAAGCACGGTGCCGGCGGGCAGGAATTCGTGGTAAACCTCGGGCACGGCGACGATGAACCCGTGGCCGGCGAGAAACGCGGCGGTGCGCCGGATCGGTGCGGTGATCTGGAAAATCTCCGAATACAAAACGATGCCCGGATGACGTCCGTCGCCAGTGGGACGAAACACCTGCGTGCGCATCAAGCCGCGCGGCGTGGGAAGATCGACGACTTCGGGTTCGCGAATGGTCATGGCCGCCGAGCGCAACACGCCCCAACCGCCTTGGCAACCCGCCGCATCGTGGACGCCTGCACCCGTTATCCGATCAGTCAGTTTGTAACTTATTAAGTTACAAACTGGTTTTTATACACGGCGCTGCGGAGGAAGCAGCCTTGGCGGGAGGTTTCGGCGAGCAGGTGGAATCCGGCGGTTTTGAGCAGTGCTTCGGCAGGAGGAAGTTCCCTGATGGCGAGGCCGGTTTGCCAGCGGAAAAAGGTGAACATCAGCGCGAGCCAGATGCGTGCGCGGGTTCGGGCCCAGCCACGGACGACAGGCAACGCAAAGTCCGCATACAACCAGATGGCGTCGGGCTTGAGCGACGGTCGCACGTGGTCGATACAGACACGGATTTGTTCGGGTGAAAAACAATCGAGGAAGAATAGCGTGGTGACCGCGTCGTAAGTGTTGCGCGGAAATTCAGCGGTGAGAACATCGGCCTGAAGCAAGGTGACGCGCTGGCGATCCGCCGGACTGAGGCGATCGGCGGCGCGTCGAAGCATGCCGGCGCTGAAATCGACCGAGTCGATCTGCGCATGGGGTGCAAGTTGGCATGCGAGGGCGAGGCCGCGGCCATCGCCGTCACCGAGGAGCAAGATACGTTGGCGTCCGCGCAACTGCTCGAAGTGCTGGAAGCGTGCGCGTTCCAATGCGCGGCCAAAGGCGAGAAATTCCAGTGACCGATAAAACCGGGCGAGTGGATCGTAGCCGTTGGTTTTCATGGGATGAAAAACAACACGACGGGCGTGATGAGCGTGAAATCCACCAAGGCCCGCGCGGTTTCACGACCGATGCGCGGTTGCGCGAGATCGAGCAGACCGAGGAGCAGACCGCTCGCCGCGGTGCAGAGTGCGCCGGGGTGGGTTGGGTCGGAATTGAGGACGGCAGAAAGTAATCCGGCGATCAACAGCAGCCATGGCAGCGCATGGATGAGCGTCCACCGGCCCTTGAGTTGGAGGGCGAGGGAGGTCTGGCCGTGCAGCGTATCAACTTCTTTTTCCCAAGAGGCGATGAGCGCGCAATTGGAGAAACAGAGAAGTCCGAACAGCGTGACGGGAATAATGAGTGATGTGATTTTTTCGGGTGCGAGGACGGCGGGCGCGAGTGCGCAGCCGATGGCGAAGATCACCGCAATGACGATTTCTTTGGGCAGGCGCAGCGGATGATGTCGATGAACCAGCTGGTGCGAAAACAAATACAGAACAGTGGGAATGAGCAGGATGAAGCCGGCTTTGAATTCGCGTTCATCCAGGCGTCCGAGGGCGATGACGGTGGTCGCAATGATCGCGGCGATACCGACCCAGAAGACCGGCCAGCGGTTGCGAATGTAGAATTCATGGCGACGCGTTTGCACGGTGTTCGGGTCGAGCCGCCAGCCTTCGATCCACCGATCGGCCGCGTAGATGATCCACACGGCGAGACCGATTAAAACGGGGTCGTGCCAGTCGAGGTGCACGTCGAGTTTGCGGGCGAAGAGAGCCTGCCAGAGCACGGCTACGAACGGGGCGTCGAGGGAAAGCGTGGAGGGCCATTGCCACCAAGGCGGGCGTCGCGATGTGCGGGACTGCGGCATGCGACGATGACTGAAGCGTGGGGATCGGTTGGAAGCAAAGGCTGGTTTTGCGTTGAAGGTTTGCGCGGCGGGGCGGCGGTGTGCGTTGATGACGGTATGTCGTCAACGGCCGCGCCCAACATCCTGTGGATCGTCACCACGCAGTGGCGGGCGCAGGCGTGCGGTTATGCGGGTGACGTGAATGCGCGCACGCCTCACCTCGATGCGCTGGCGGCGCGATCGGTGAATTACACGCAGGCGGTGACTCCGCATCCGTTCGGGCCGTTTGCCCGTGCGGCGTTGTTGACCGGTGTGCGTTCACCGGAAAACGGCGTGCGCGATTACTACGATCCGCTGCCGGTGGAGGCGCGGACGATTGCTCATGAGATGAACGACCGGGGGTATGCGACGGCGTTTTTTGGAAAGTGGCATTTGGCGCAACGCGATCCGGCGGCGGCGTTGGTGGGCGAGACGCATGCAAAGATGATTGTGCCGACGGAGTCGCGCGGTGGGTTTCAGTTTTGGGAAGGATTCGAGGGCGGGTTTTTGCTCAACGATCCCTGGCTGCACGGAACACGGCTTCCGGAGCCGGTGCGGTTCTGTGGTTATCAAAGCGACGTGCTGTGCGAACGGGCAGGGGAGTGGCTTGGCGGTAGCGCGCGACTGCCGGGCGCACCATGGTTTGCCGTCGTGAGTTTGGAGGCTCCTCATCCGCCTTATGATGCGCCGGCGGCAGGCGTCGAGCCGCGCGCTATGGTGCTGGCGGATAACGTGCCTGTGTCGGTGGCGGAAAAAGCCACGCGTGAACTGGCGGGTTATCATGCGCATATTGAGGCGACTGATCGCGCGATCGGTCGATTGGTTGCCGCGCTGCCCGAGGATGTGATCGTGGTGTTCACTTCGGTGCACGGAGACATGCACGGCGCGCACGGGTTGTTTCGCAAGGGATGGCCCCACGAGGAAAGCGTGCGCGTGCCATTGTTGGTGCGCGGTGCACCGAGCGTCGAGCCCGGGGAGGGGAATCCGCACGGCTGCTCGGTTGAACCGGTCTCACTGCTGGATTTACCGGCAATGACGCTCGCATGGTCTGAAGGCCGGTCATGGACCTGTCAGCGGGACCGGGCGGAGATTTCGATGCCGAGTGTCGTTGCGCTCCCTTATCAATGCGACCGGACTTGGCGCGGCTGGCGATCGGCTACGCGGAAAGAAGTTTTCAACACGGATGGCACGCCGTGGCTGGCGTTTGATTTGGCGGCCGACCCTGGCGAGGTCAGGAATTTGACCAATAAAAAACCCGGCTGATTAAGGCCGGGTATTTTTTAAAAACTGGCGGAGAGGGAGGGATTCGAACCCTCGGTAGGTTGCCCTACACACGCTTTCCAAGCGAGCGCATTCGACCACTCTGCCACCTCTCCGTTTTGATGTTCTGGACAAACCTCCGAAGAGCTCTGTCCGATGGGCGAAGGGCAGAGGAAGTCGGTTCACTCCGCGCGGGTCAATGGTGAAAAATCTGATCTTCGGTTCGCCGCGGACTCATACCGGTTGCGTTTCCGAAATGCGTCTTGCGCGACCTTGCACGGGTGCTACGGTTCGCCGGTTTAGGACCTTTTAACCACGACCAACGACCATGGTTTCAGCTAATAACGAACTGGCATACAACACGAAGATCGAGGGTGACATTGTTGTCACCCGTGCCGATGCCGTGATCAACTGGCTGCGCTCCTCCTCCGTGTGGCCCATGCCGATGGGCCTCGCGTGCTGCGCCATCGAGCTGATGGGCGTCGCCGCCGCCCGATTCGACATCGCCCGCTTCGGCGCCGAGGTGTTTCGTTTCTCCCCGCGCCAGGCCGATTGTATGATCGTAGCCGGCACGGTTACTTACAAAATGGCTCCGCACGTCCGCCGCATCTATGACCAGATGGCCGAGCCGAAGTGGGTCATCGCCATGGGCGCCTGCGCTTCTTCTGGCGGCATGTATCGCAGCTACGCCACCCTGCAAGGTGTCGATCAAATCGTTCCCGTGGATGTATATATCAGCGGTTGTCCTCCGCGCCCCGAAGCGTTGTTGGACGCTTTGATGAAGCTCCAGTCGAAGATCAAAAAAGAGCCTTCGGCCAACACGCTCCTGCAGTCGGCTTAATTTTCCCCGCATACTTTCCATGACCGCGCCCGCCGACGTCACCGCCTCCCTTCAGGCCAAGTTCCCTGCCGCCACCCTGCGCCCTTCCGGCGATCATCCGGCGCTCAACCTTCCCATGGGCGAGGTTGTTGCCGCTCTTAAATACCTGCGCGACGAGTTCGCTTACGATTTCTTGGTGGACGTCACCGCCATCGACAACGGCGTCGAAGCCACCCCGCGTTTCACGACGGTCTGGCACGTTTATTCCACCACCGGCCACGGCTATGTGCGCATCGCATCCGATTGCGCCAGCGACGAAGATCCCGTTGCGCCGACTGTCTCGCACATCTGGCCCACCGCCAACTGGCACGAGCGTGAGACCTACGATCTGCTGGGCGTTAAATTTTCCGATCACCCCGATCTGCGTCGTATCCTGATGTGGGACGGCTATCCGTATCACCCGTTGCGCAAGGATTTCCCGCTGGCAGGCATTCAAACTCCGCTGCCCGACCTTGAGGTGGCGGATCTTACGAAAGCTTCGGTCAAGCCTGCGCCGATGATGGGCGGACCGTTCGTCGCCTCGTCCGGCGAGATGAACATGACCGACGCCGAGCCTCGCGCCAAAGACGAAAGCTGGACCGAGCGCCGCGAAAAACCGGCCTCCGAATAAACCGCCTGACCCGCGCAACGACCGACAGACCTTTTCGACCTTAGACCCAATTTCCGATGGCCACCGAATACGCTTTTCCCGACAACGCCGCCAAGACCGCCGACGCGGCCGCTCAGGAATTCCAGACCGAGAAAATGTCGCTCGCGATGGGCCCGTCCCATCCGTCCACGCACGGCGTGCTCCGCCTCCAGCTCGAGCTCGACGGCGAAATGGTCACCGCCTGCGATCCGATCCTCGGCTACCTTCATCGCGGTGACGAAAAAATCGCCGAGAACATGACCTACAACCAGTTCGTGCCCTACACGGACCGGTTGGACTACCTCGCGCCTCTCGCCAACAACGTCGCTTACGCCATCGCTGTTGAAAAACTCGCCAACCTCAAGGTGCCCGCCCGCTGCGAGGCGATCCGCGTCATCTGCTGCGAACTCGCCCGCATCTCCGCCCACCTCCTCGGTCTCGGCGCCTACGGCATCGATGTCGGCGCGTGGTCGGTGTTCCTCTACTCGTTCGAAGAGCGCGAAAAACTCTACAAGCTCTTCGAAGAGCTCACCGGCGCCCGCTTCACCACCAGTTACACCCGCATCGGCGGCGTCGCCCGCGACGTCCCCGAGGGTTGGAATGACCGCGTCGGCAAGTTCTGCGACCAGTTCCTGCCGATCCTCGAAGAGATCCTCACGCTCCTCACGCGAAACAAGATCTTCACCGATCGCACCCAGGGCGTGGGCATCATCTCGAAGGAAGACGCGATCGGCTACGGTCTCACAGGCCCCAACCTCCGCGGTTCCGGCGTCGCCTTCGACCTCCGCAAGGACAAGCCTTACTCCGGCTACGAACAATACGAGTTCGACGTCCCCGTCGGCACGACCGGCGATTGCTACGACCGCTATCTCTGCCGTGGCGAGGAAATGCGCCAGTCCGTCCGCATTGTCCGCCAAGTCCTCAAAAACTTCCCCTCCGGCTCCTACTACGCCGAGGACGCGAAGAAGATCTTCGCCCCCCGCAAGGACAAGGTGCTCACCTCGATGGAAGAGTTGATCAACAACTTCATGATCACCACCGAGGGCCCGCAGATGCCCGCTGGCGAAGTCTATTTCGAGGCCGAAAACCCGAAGGGCGCGCTCGGTTTCT
This window of the Rariglobus hedericola genome carries:
- a CDS encoding sialate O-acetylesterase translates to MKRFLIVSLLCGLFSGSPAFATKPESLDLYLLIGQSNMAGRGALSEADRKPDPRIFVLNKENAWVSQGEPIHFDKPGMTGVGLGFTFAKLAAAKNPGVTVGLIPCAVGGTPIARWKPGADLYEAALARAKLAQQSGRLKGILWHQGESESGDETKARAYAENLAEVAAGFRRDLNAPDVPFIAGELGEFLYTRKGDKSPFARVINEQINTLPSLIPHAAAVSSAGLGHKGDELHFSSEALKEFGARYFAALQSLQATSSRSKKP
- a CDS encoding dienelactone hydrolase family protein — encoded protein: MTIREPEVVDLPTPRGLMRTQVFRPTGDGRHPGIVLYSEIFQITAPIRRTAAFLAGHGFIVAVPEVYHEFLPAGTVLAYDQAGADKGNELKYAKELASYDDDARAAVAYLKNHDNGNGRVGAIGICLGGHLSFRAAMLPEVNATTCFYATDIHQGSLGKGKADDSLARIPDIKGELMMIWGRQDPHVPGEGRAKIYSALTAAGTTFTWHEFNGAHAFLRDEGLRYDAELAHLTMGMTVDFFRRRLS
- a CDS encoding class I SAM-dependent methyltransferase is translated as MKTNGYDPLARFYRSLEFLAFGRALERARFQHFEQLRGRQRILLLGDGDGRGLALACQLAPHAQIDSVDFSAGMLRRAADRLSPADRQRVTLLQADVLTAEFPRNTYDAVTTLFFLDCFSPEQIRVCIDHVRPSLKPDAIWLYADFALPVVRGWARTRARIWLALMFTFFRWQTGLAIRELPPAEALLKTAGFHLLAETSRQGCFLRSAVYKNQFVT
- a CDS encoding sulfatase-like hydrolase/transferase; its protein translation is MSSTAAPNILWIVTTQWRAQACGYAGDVNARTPHLDALAARSVNYTQAVTPHPFGPFARAALLTGVRSPENGVRDYYDPLPVEARTIAHEMNDRGYATAFFGKWHLAQRDPAAALVGETHAKMIVPTESRGGFQFWEGFEGGFLLNDPWLHGTRLPEPVRFCGYQSDVLCERAGEWLGGSARLPGAPWFAVVSLEAPHPPYDAPAAGVEPRAMVLADNVPVSVAEKATRELAGYHAHIEATDRAIGRLVAALPEDVIVVFTSVHGDMHGAHGLFRKGWPHEESVRVPLLVRGAPSVEPGEGNPHGCSVEPVSLLDLPAMTLAWSEGRSWTCQRDRAEISMPSVVALPYQCDRTWRGWRSATRKEVFNTDGTPWLAFDLAADPGEVRNLTNKKPG
- the nuoB gene encoding NADH-quinone oxidoreductase subunit NuoB codes for the protein MVSANNELAYNTKIEGDIVVTRADAVINWLRSSSVWPMPMGLACCAIELMGVAAARFDIARFGAEVFRFSPRQADCMIVAGTVTYKMAPHVRRIYDQMAEPKWVIAMGACASSGGMYRSYATLQGVDQIVPVDVYISGCPPRPEALLDALMKLQSKIKKEPSANTLLQSA
- a CDS encoding NADH-quinone oxidoreductase subunit C; its protein translation is MTAPADVTASLQAKFPAATLRPSGDHPALNLPMGEVVAALKYLRDEFAYDFLVDVTAIDNGVEATPRFTTVWHVYSTTGHGYVRIASDCASDEDPVAPTVSHIWPTANWHERETYDLLGVKFSDHPDLRRILMWDGYPYHPLRKDFPLAGIQTPLPDLEVADLTKASVKPAPMMGGPFVASSGEMNMTDAEPRAKDESWTERREKPASE
- the nuoD gene encoding NADH dehydrogenase (quinone) subunit D, with amino-acid sequence MATEYAFPDNAAKTADAAAQEFQTEKMSLAMGPSHPSTHGVLRLQLELDGEMVTACDPILGYLHRGDEKIAENMTYNQFVPYTDRLDYLAPLANNVAYAIAVEKLANLKVPARCEAIRVICCELARISAHLLGLGAYGIDVGAWSVFLYSFEEREKLYKLFEELTGARFTTSYTRIGGVARDVPEGWNDRVGKFCDQFLPILEEILTLLTRNKIFTDRTQGVGIISKEDAIGYGLTGPNLRGSGVAFDLRKDKPYSGYEQYEFDVPVGTTGDCYDRYLCRGEEMRQSVRIVRQVLKNFPSGSYYAEDAKKIFAPRKDKVLTSMEELINNFMITTEGPQMPAGEVYFEAENPKGALGFFIVSKGGGVPYRMKIRSPSFCNLSVLPKVCQGNLVSDVVSILGSLDFVMGECDR